CGTCACGCGCAGCCTGCATTGGGCCGGGCAGGGGATCGGCCCCTTTCGACAGATCCGGCGGCAGCCCGAGGTCGGCGCGCAGGTCCTGCTCGCCGAGCTGGAAGAGCGCGACGCGGTCGCTGGCCGATGCGAAGTCGCGACAGCGAAGTACGCCGCGCGCGGTCTCGACCATCAGCATCAGCGGCCGGCGAGCCGATCCGGCGGGCTCGAGCCGGTCCAGGACCGAGCTCATCGCCGCGACCTCGTCGGGCGACTCGACCTTGGGCAGGCAGAACCCTTCGACCAGCGGGTGCATCGCGGCGGCGACGTCGTCAGCCACCGACCCGGCGTTGACGCGGACCCACAGTCGCGGGCGCGGCGCGGCCGGATCGACATCGGCCAGCCATGACGCGAGGCAGTCCCGTGCGGCGTCCTTGCCCGACGCGGACACCGCATCCTCGAGGTCGGCAAGGACCGCATCGGGCCCGGCACTCAGCGACTTGTCAAGCTTGCGGCGCGAGTCGCCCGGGACATACATCCACGTCCGGACGTCGGAGATCCCCATCATCGCAGCGGACCCTAGCGGGCGCACCCGGCGGCAGCTCTCGTCACCCGCCGCCGCTACCGTCGCGCCATGGAGCAGCGCGTCAGCCTCATCACCCTCGGCGTCGAAGACCTGACACGCTCACGCGCGTTCTATGAGGCACTCGGCTGGCAGGGCCAGGAGGTCGAGGAGACCTTCTTCGTGCAGACCGGCGGCAGTGCCGTCGTGCTGTGGGACCGCGGCAAGCTCGCCGCCGACGCGGGAGTCCCCGATGCCGGCAGAGCCACGTTCGGCGGCATCGCGCTGGCCCACAACGTCCGCAGTCGCGAGGAGGTCGACGCGATCCTCGCCGCCGCCGACGCGGCGGGTGCCACAGTGACCAAGCCCGCGGCGGAGACCTTCTACGGCGGGTACGCCGGCTACTTCGCCGATCCCGACGGGCACCTGTGGGAGATCGCCCACAACCCCGGGTTCACCCTCGACGCGGACGGGTCGCTGACGCTGCCGGACTTCGGCGCCTGAGCCGACGTCACATCAGCGGGTCGGGAACCCCGTCGCGCAGGAAGCCGACCAGCAACTCGTTGACGACCTTCGGCTGCTCGATCGGCAGCCCGTGACTTCCGGGGATGACCGCGAGCCGCCCGTCGGGCAGCCGGTCGGCGACCTCGGCGCTGTGGGCGAGGGTGACCTCGTCGCGGTCGCCCTGCAGCACCAGCGTCGGCGCGGTCACGCTGGCGAGGTCAGCCAGGTCGATCTCCGGCTCACTGCCGAACATCGCAAGCAGCTTGTCGCGGACGACCGCAAAGTGCTCAGGGCCGTCGGGGGAGTACGGGTCGTACATTCCCCGCAGGAAGCCTTCGGCCTCCGGTGAGGCGATCATCGACAGCAACGTGCTGCCGGGCACCTTTCCCGAAGAGTTGAAGTACTGCCCGATCAGCACCATCCGGTCCACCAGGTCGGGGCGGCGCATCGCGACCAGCAACGCCACCACCGCCCCGTCGCTCCACCCGACGAGGTGCGCCGCACGGCCGACGACGTCGTCGAGGTAGGAGACGGTGTCCTCGGCCATGAGTCCGTAGGTGATCGGACCGTCGACGTCCGGCGTACGCCCGTGGCCGCGCCGCTCCGGCACGAACACCTGGAACCCGGCGGCCTCGAGGGCCGGCGCCTGCAGCAGCCACGAGTCGGCGCTGGCGAACCCGCCGTGCAGCAGTACGACGGGGTCGCCGTTGCTGCCGTGCACGGCGTGCCAGACGCGTTGCCCGCGGACGTCGAGGTAGCCGGTCTGCTGCGTCACGACTCCTTCCTATCCGCCTATCCGGCCGCGGCGTAGGTCGAGGTGCCGGCCTGCTGCGCGACGTCGACGCGTGCACCCACGCGCCGCGCGCCGGAGCCGCCGACCGCGTGGCCGTCGCGCCAGATCACGACGCCGTCACGGGCGAGGGTCGCGTGCCGGGAGTCGGTCGGGACCGACACGGTGCCGTGCTCACCGGGCGGTGAGTGCACGGTCATCACGAACTCGCCCGTGCGTGGCCGTCGCCACCGCACGCTGATCGGGCCGTGTGGGGTCGGGACCGTACCCTGCGCCCACCGCAGCCCGGCCGGCTGCGGCGACACCTGCCAGCTCGCGAAGCCGGGCGCGGCCGGGCTGACACCGAGCACGTACTCCGACAGCGCCGGTGTCGGGCCGGTCGACCATGCGTGGGCCATGCTGTCCGACACCGCGCCGAGACTGCCGCCCGCGGGCAGCCCGTCGAGCTGGATCCGCTCCCACTCCACACCGCCCGGGTCGTGGTCGACCATGTAGCCCCACTCCTGGCGGATCAGCCCGAGGGCAGCGCCCGCCCGGCCGGTGGCGAAGTCGGCGAGCACGTTGAAGCTGCCCATGTACGGCGAGATGTCGAGCTTGTACGCCGTCGGCGCCGGCCGCGCCGCCACCAGCGGACCGAACCGGGTGTGCAGCTTGCGGGCGAGCACCGCGAGGATCTGGCGAGCTCGGGACCTCCCGGGGATGCCGGCGAGGATCGCCGTCACGTTTGCGTCCTGGACGTAGTTGTCCCGCAGCGTGGTGCCGGCGTCGTAGACGTGTGTCCGCGGGTTCCACAGTTCACGGTTGACCGTCCGCTTCACGGCGAGCGCGGTGTGTCGCCAGGCGCTGGCATCCGTGTGGTCGCCGACCACGTGTGCCAGCTTCGCGGCGTCGTCCAGCGCGAGGACGTAGAGCGCGTTGACGTAGGTCAGCTCGCCGCTGATCATCTCGAGGTTCCACGACGCGTCGTCGGTGGCGTCGACCTTGACCAAACCGTCGGGCGCGGTCTGGGTCGCGTCCCAGCGCATCTGCCGGAGCACCGCTGCCCAGTGAGCGCGGACGAAGGCGGCGTCCGCGGTGAAGCGGAAGTAGTTGTAGACCGCCGGGATCACGGCGAGTGAGTAGCTCGTCGACCAGGTGACGCAGCCGTCGTCGAGCACCAGCGGGTTCGGGCTGCACGCGCCGGGCAGCGGTCCGGGCAGCGCCATCAGTCCGGCGGCCGGGGTGACGAAGCTCGAGGCCGAGGCCGGATGGTCGAGGAACAGTGCGTCGGAGTCGCGGGCGTACACCGGATCGCTGACGTAGTAGTCCGTCAGGTCGGAGATCATGTGGTCCCCGCTCCACACCGCGCGGTCCCGCTTCGCGCCGTCGAGAAGCAGATGGCGGCGGTTGACCTGACCGAGTGCGACCCGGGTGCCCGGCGTCAGCTGGTTGATGTTGAGCGTGTACGCCCCGGCGTACCAGATGCGGTTGAGCAGATCGTCGCTGGACAGGAAGTGTCCGCGCATCCGGCTCGGGGTCTCCCGCAGTGGAGTGAACCGGATGCCGGCGCTGCGTAGCGTGACCGATCCCGGCGTCGCCAACGTCAGTCGTTCATAGCGTTCCCCGCCCTGCACGAGGGTGCCCTCGACCACCCCGGGCGACAGGATCGGGAACACGTCGCTGCGGGCGATGTCGCCGGCTTGGAAGAGGTCGACGCTCGTCGCGCTGTCGACGCCGAGGTTGCGCAACGTCTCGGAGTACGTCGCGCCGATCGAGGTCCCGGACGTCCTGGTGACGTCGAAGGTCGGGTAGCCGCCGACATCCTTGCCGTAGTCGAGCAGCAGCGACGGGGCCGGCCCGCCGACCCGGTAGGTGAGCGTCGTCGCGTCCGCGGTCGTGGGCGTCGTGAGCGCGAGCGGGTCGCTCACCTGACCGCTGACCGACGCGATCGCAACCGGTGCGACCTGTGCCGAGCGCGGTGCCTCGTCGTAGCGACGCCACCCCGGGTCCGTGGGGACCGGCGTCTGCGACAACGCGGCTGCGGTCGGGTACGCCGGGCGGTCGGTCGAGACCGGCCGTGCGGTCGCGGGACTGACCGTGGCGGTGGCGACGGCAGCAGCTGCCGCCAGCAACCCGACGAGGGGCGATCGGCGCACCCGCGAGAGTCTGCCGCAGCGTCCGGTCCGCCCGGTCACGGGGCCGTCACGTCACGGCGACGCGCTGGAACCTAGCGCGGGCGCACCGTGACGGTGACGGTCGCACCGTGCCGATCGCTGACCAGCGTCAGCCGCTGTGCTCCTGGGCGCGAGGTGACGTGTGCGCCCGAGACGTCGGCGCGGTATCCGTTGCGGTAGACGAAACGCGGCACGAAGACGACCGTCGCCGTACCCTTCGCGAGCGTCGCGCCGGGCACCGCGGTCGCGGCGTAGGACAACGTCATCGTCCGGCTGGTCCGGTCGTAGCGGTACCCGCCCGGCGTCCCTGCGATCGCCTGCGGATACGGCACCTCGAACGCGCCCAGCTTCGCCGTCTTGACGTTCGCGAGGCTGCCGGGTCTCGCGTCGTCGCGCAGCAGGCCCTGCCCGGGACAGTTCGCGGGGTCGTCCTTCGCTGCGTAGTACATCCATGCCATCCACGAGGTGTACCGCTCGTCGGCGGCATCGACCATCGCGGCGTTGTCGTCGGTCGCGTCGTTGCAGGAGAACTCGCCGAGGATCGCCGGGACGTCATGACGGGCCGCGAACGACTCGAAGCTGCCGATGCCGTGCCGCTCGAGCGGCTGGCAGGCGGCGTCCGTCGGCTGGACCGCGGTCGCGTCCTGCGTGAGCGGGCAGTAGTAGTGGAAGCTGAACGCCGTCTGCGGGTCGCCGAACCGCGGCAGCGACGGCTGGGCGAGACCGTTCTGCGCGACCCCCTCCGGGAAGATCACGTGGCGGTCGCCGGTCGACCGGATCGCTTTGATGACCCGCCGGTAGAACGCCGCGAGGGGACCGGACTCGAATGCCGGACAGGGTACGAACGGGGCGCACAGTGACTTGGTCCCGGCGTACGGCTCGTTGAACGGGTCGAGTCCGATCAGTGACGGTGCGGCGGGGCTCGCGTCGATCAGCCGTACGACGTGGCGCCACGCGGCAACGAAACGGGTCTGGATGCCGACACCGCCCGGGCCCGGCCGGTTGTCCCAGAACGCCTGGAAGTCCGACAGCAGGTTGTTGCCGAGCGTCGCCCACCGCGGGGCGCCGTCACCGCCGGCCGACGCCGACCAGGCGTCCTGGTGGAAGTCGACGAGGGCATGGATCCGGTGCGCTGCGAGCAGGTCCGCGAACCTGATGAACGTGCGGAGGTAGCGGTCGTCGTAGACCCCGGGCCGCGGCTCGACCGCTGACCAGATGAGTCCGATTCGTACGCCGGTGAACCCGTTGCGCACCAGGAAGTCGGCGTCTTTCGCCGTGAAGTGCGACGGGTAGAACGGCGCGGTCTTGCGGATGATGTCGAACCCGTGCAGCTCGACGACGCGACCTTGTCGGTCGACCAGCCACGAGTCGACCCGCGAGATGTCGGTGCGTGCACCCGGCGAGCGCCGCGCCGCGGTGGCGAGGCTCGGGACCGCGGTGGGCAGCAGCAGTGCGAGGACCGCCCCCAGCGCCAGGCGGGCTGGCCAGGTCGCGCGACGCACCCGGCAAGTCAACACCGGTTGTGGTCCGCGGTCGCGCGATGACCAAAGATGTTTCCCATGAGCGAGATGCGCGTCGTTGCCCTCGGAGTCCACGTTCTCGACGTGCTGGTCCGTCCGGTCGAGTCGATCCCGGAAGGCCAGGGCGGCGCGATCGTCGAGGAGATCCGGATGACCGGCGCGGGCACGGCAGGCGGCACCGCGATCACCCTCGCCAAGCTCGGCGCCGTCGTGCGGTCCGCCGGCGCGATCGGCAACGACCCGCTGGGCGACGCGCTGCTGCGACTGCTCACCGCGGCCGGCGTCGACGTGTCGAACCTCCTGCGGCGCGACGACGTCCAGACCTCCTCCAGCGTGCTGCCGATCCGCCCGGACGGCTCCCGGCCGGCGTTCCATGTGATCGGCGCGAACGGGACCTATCTCGCCGACGACGCGCCCTGGGAGGTGATCGCGGACTCGACCCATCTCCACCTCGGCGGTCCGGAGTTCATGGGCGGCGAGGAGGCGGCGCGCATCCTGTCGTTCGCCCGCGAGCACGGCGTCGTCACGTCGGCCGACTTCCTGGCACCGGGCGAGCAGCTGCGCGACCTGGTCGACTGGGTGGCGCCGATCTTCCCGCTGGTGGACTACCTGTTGCCCAACGACGAGCAGGTCCGGGGGCTGACCGGGCTGGAGTCGGTGGCGCAGGGTTGCCAGGCCCTGGTCGGACGCGGGATCGGGTGCGTCGCCGCGACGGTCGGCGCCGATGGGGCCGTCGTCGCGACCTCGGACGGCGTCGAGCGGGTGCCGGCGTACACCGTCCCGGTCGTCGACACCACCGGCTGTGGCGACGCGTTCTCCGCAGGGTTCCTGCGCGGTCTGTCCCTCGGTCGTGACGTCGCCGCGGCAGCGGCGCTCGGCTGCGCCACGGCGGGCCTAGTGGCCCAGGGGCTGGGCACCGACTACGGCGAGTTCGACCTGGCAACCGCCGACGCCCTCGTCGCCGAAGCCTGACGCGCCCTCACAACCGCGCGAGGACCTCCTCGGCGGCGCGGTAGCCCGAGGAGATCGCACCGTCCATGTAGCCGTTCCAGTACGTCGCGGTCTCGGTGCCGGCCCAGTGCGTGCGCAGGAACGGCGTGGTCAGGTGCGGCAGGAACTCGGTGACGACGCCGGGGGCGACCACGGACACCGGGCAGCCGCGTGACCACTGCTCGGCGGTCCAGTCGTGCTCGAAGTAGGCGATCGGCTCGCGCGCGCGCTCGCCGAACGCCTGGGCGAAGTCGTTCAGCGCGCCGCGACGGCGCCCGACCGGGTCGTTGACGTACTTCCGCCACGAGTGCCCGCCGTGAAAGCCCATCAGCACGCCGGGCGTGCCGGACGTCGGCGTGTTGTCGAACATCTCCGGTACGACGCCGCCGACCTTCAGCGCCATCCAGACGCCCGGGTCCTCGCGCCACCACGGCTTGTCGTAGACGGCGTGGATCTTCATCAGGGTGCCGAGGGTCATCCGCCGCCGCATCGCGTCCTGCACCGCAGGCATCAGCGGATGCCAGACGATGTCGGCGGCCAGCGACGGGGGAGTCGCGACGATGACGTGCTTGCCCTTCCACATGCCCGCGTCGGAGTGGACCGTCACCGAGGTCTTGTCCTGGTCGATGCGGCGTACCGGCGCGTTGAGCACGACCCGTCCGTCGAGGCGGCGGGCGGCCTCGATCGAGATGCGCTGGCTGCCCCCGACGATCCGGCTGTCCTGGGCGCCGCCCTTGCTGGAGATGCCCCGCTCGATCGTGCCGGGCGTCGTGCGGTTGCCGAACCCGGCGACCTGGGCGATCACGTACAGCGCCGACACCTCGGCGGCGGTGCCGCCGTAGGCCGAGTCGAAGAACAGGTCGACCAGCTCGATCGCGGTGTTCGGGTCGACCGCCATCGACCGGACGAGGCTTTCGGCGCTCTGCCGGTCCATCTCCTCGGCCTTGCTCCACCTCCACGGCGCCTCGACGGGGACGTTCGCGGCGTACTGGTCGAGCGTGGTCACGAGCTGGACGAGGTCGACGATGCCGGTCACGCCCGCCGAGGGCAGGTCACCGGAGTACGTCGAGCGGTGGCCCTTCCCGTCGATGTAGACGCTGTCGAGGTCGAGGTAGGCCGGATAGGTCTTCAACCCGAGGTCGCGGATCAGGCCGAGCGCGTAGTCCTGGGTCGGGCCGACGAACTCCCCGCCGACCTCGACCGTCTCGCCGTGGGGGAGCGGGTGGTTCAGGGTTCGCCCGCCGACCCGGTCGCGCGCTTCGAGCACGACCGCCGAGTGTCCCGCCGCGACGACTCGACGGGCGGCCGCGAGCCCGGCGAGGCCGGCGCCGACGACCACGACGTCGGCGCTGCGCGCGCGGGGAGCGGTGACCGCGGCGGCGGCCGCACCGGGCAGCAGCACCGCGCCGCCCGCGGCCGCGGCACCGCCGGCGAGGAGCTGGCGGCGTGACAGCGGTGGGTTGCTCATCTGGTGGCTGCCTTCAGCTCGGCGAGTGAGTCGCGGACCAGCGCGCCGTAGGAGCGCTTCTCGCCCTTCGCGATCCAACGTTCGAACGCGACCTTGAACACGGCGACGCCGGTCTCGGCAGCCAGTGACGCCGCCGGCTCGTCGATCCCGCGCTGCCGGAGCGCTTCGGCGAACGCGCTCGCCAGGTGGCTGAGCTTGATCAGCTCACGTTCCTGCAGCTCGGCGTGGGCGGTGATCACCTGATGGCGCACCCGCGCCAGGTCCCGCGGGGCGAAGATGTCGTCGGCGTGCTCCACGGCCATGACGATCTGGTCCAGCGGCGAGGCCGACGGATCGGTCTTGGCCAGCTCCTCGAGCAGCAGCGCCTGCAGGATCGGCGACCCCGCGAACAACACCTCACGCTTGTCGGCGAAGTAGCGGAAGAACGTGCGTTCGGTCAGCCCGGCGCGCTCGGCGATCTCAGCGACGGTGGTCTTCTCGTAGCCGTGGTCGCGATAGAGCTCGAGCGCCGCGCGCTGGAGGCGTCCCATCGCGTCCGGCTCCCACCGCCCCATGGCGGCAGAGTCTAGGTGATGACAGATCCTGACATCAGGTGTAACGTTCGATGTCAGCGACTGACATCAATAGAGGACATCACATGCGCATCTTCATGACGGGGGCCTCCGGCTGGATCGGCTCGCCGACCACGAGCCGTCTGGTCGCCGCCGGTCACGAGGTAGTCGGCCTCGCCCGAAGCGACACCGCCGCCGCGGCGATCGAGGCGGTGGGAGCTACGCCGGTCCGCGGCGACATCGAGGACCTCGATCTGCTGCGTGCCCAGGCCGCCGAGACCGACGGCGTAGTGCACCTGGCGTTCCGGCACGACGTCGCCTTCACCGGCGACTTCCTGGCCGCGGCCACGAGTGACCGCGCCGCCATCGAGGCCTTCGGTGACGCGCTGGGAGGCAGCGGCAAGCCGCTCGTCATCGCCTCGGGGACGCTGGGGCTCACGCCGGGCGCCGTCGCGACCGAGCGTGACCGGCCGGGCGCCGACTCCAACCCGCGGGCTGCCAGTGCGGCCGCCACTTTGGAGCTGGCCAACCGCGACGTCCGATCGGTGGTGATCCGGTTCGCACCCACGGTCCACGGGGCCGGCGACCACGGGTTCATGGCGACGCTTGTTGCCATCGCGCGGGAGACGGGTGTCTCGGGCTATCCCGGCGCCGGCACGAGCCGCTGGCCCGCGGTCCACGTGTCCGACGCGGCTGAGCTCGTCAGCCGGGCCGTCGTCGCCGCGCCGGCCGGTTCGGTGCTCCACGCGACCGCGGAGACCGCCGTCACCACCAAGGCGATCGCGACGGCCATCGGGGCCCAGCTCGACGTACCGGTGGAGTCCATTCCCGCCGAGCGTGCCGCGCACTTCAGGTTCCTGGCCCCGTTGTTCGGCATGGACTCGCCGGCGTCGAGTGAGCTCACCCGCGAGCTGCTGGACTGGCACCCGACCGGCCCGACGTTGCTCGACGACCTCACCGCCGGTCGCTACACCTGAGCCGACGCGGGCTCCCGGCCGGAGGGCCGGGACTAGCTGGTGGTGCGGCGGGTGCGGGCGGTGGACGTCGGTCGGGTCGCGGCGCGGGCCGTCGTACGACGGCGCAGCGTCGCCGCCACCTCGCCGTCTCGCAGCTGGATCCGTCGCTTCGCGGCGCTCGCCACCTCCTCGGAGTGCGTCGCGAGGATGATGGTGACCCCGGTGTCGACCAACCCGGCGAGCAGCGCCATCACCTCGGCTGCCGTCGCCGAGTCGAGGTTGCCGGTCGGCTCGTCGGCGATGACCACGCGCGGCCGGTTGGCCAGCGCTCGGGCGATCGCGACGCGCTGCTGCTCGCCGCCGGACAGCCGGGATGGCAGGTGGTGCACCCGGTCGGCCAGCCCGACCTGGGTCAGCAGCTCGCGTGCCCGGTCGAGCCGCTCGGGGCGGGAGACGCCGCGCGGCACCATCGCGAGCGCGACGTTCTCCTCGGCGGTCAGCGTGGGGATGAGGTTGAAGTGCTGGAAGACGAACCCGATCTCCTCGCTGCGCAGCCGGGTGAGCTCGGCGTCGGACTCGCGGGAGAGCTCACGGCCGTCGAAGCGGATCGAGCCGCGGGTCGGCACGTCCAGCGCGCCGAGCAGCTGCAACAGCGTCGACTTGCCCGATCCGCTCGGCCCTTCCAGTGCGACCAGTTCGCCGGCGAAGATCTCGAGGGAGATCGAGCGGATCGCCTCGACCGTCACGCCACCCTTGGCGTAGGCACGGCCGACGCCGTCGAGCACGTAGAGCGGCGCCGCTGCGACCGCGGTGGTGGCGCTCATCCGAGGTCCCGCAGGGCAGTCGCCGGGGCGAGCCGTGCGGCTCGCCAGCCGCCGAGGGCGCCGGCTAAGGCGCCGCCGATCAGAGCTCCCAGGAAGCCGAGGACGACGGAGGTCAGCTCGATGGGTGCGGTCAGCGCCACGGAGCCCGTGCTCGATCCGCTGGTCGACTGACCGAACAGCGCGCTCGCGGCTGACGCCCCGACGCTCAGGCCGCTGCTGGTCACCGACAGGCTCGGGCCGACGGCGTCGATCAGGCCGCAGATTCCCGCGCCCAGCGCGATGCCGATCACGCCGCCGAGCACTCCGATCCCGATCGTCTCGGCAAGGATCTGGCGCACGACCAGACCGCGAGACCAGCCCATCGCGCGCAGCGATCCGATCTCGCGGACCCGCTTGGTGATGTTCGACAACGTGAGCAGCACGGCGATCGCGAAGCCCGCCAGCAGGACCACGATGGCCAGCGCCGCACCGAGGTCGTCGGCGAGCTTGTGCGCGTTGGCGAGGCTGCCGCTGACCTGGTCGGCGAGGTCTTTCGAGGTGAGGACCTGCGCGCCGGGCAGGGCCTTGTGGATCGCCGCCGCCACCGCGGAGACCTGGCCCGCGTCCTTGACCGAGACCAGCACCTCGTTGACCCGTCCGGCGCTCGACGACAGCTTCTGCAACGTGGGCAGGTCGAAGTAGAGGTCGGCGACGTTGCCCGTCAGGGTCGGCGACACCAGGCCGACCACGCGATAGGAGGCGGCGTTGATCTTCACCTGCTGACCGACCGCGATCTTGTGGGTGTTGGCGTAGGCGGTGTTGACCAGCACCTCGTCGGCGGCGTGCCCGTCGTACCAGTGGCCCTTGGTGACCTGGCTGCGGGTCACCAGCCCGGAGGTCGGGCTGGCGGGGTCGACGCCGGCGACGGAGTACGTCGTGGTCTTCGTGTCGGTCGACGGCGGGTTCACGACCTGGTGGATGGTCTCGGCCGGGACGACAACGGTCGTGTAGTAGGCGCGGTCCTGGGCGGGCAGGCAGCTCGCGATGACGTCGCTGCTGGCCTTCAGGTGGCTGGTCTTCGACGCTGCTGCGGAGTGCTGGACGCAGGCGAGCGTGCTCTCGAGCTGCGCCACTGTGAAGGAGCTCGGCTTGGCGGCGGTCTTGACGGTCTGCGCCGTCGTGGTGAGCGAGGCCACGATCTTGGGAACCGTGCCGGTCTCGTGGACCGCCGACACCGACAGCGCTCCGACGGCGGAGGTGACGCCGGAGATGTGCGAGACGGCGGAGATGGCCTGGCTCGGGAACGTGATGAGGGTGCCCTGCACGAAGAAGTCGTGAGTGAACTTCGTTCCCGGCGGACCGAGCTTGGCCAGGTCGGTGATCACCGACGAGTTCGCCTGGATCAGTGCCGACTGGTCGGAGGAGTCGAGCTTCGATGCCTCGGCCACCAGGCCTTTGCCGGCGCCGGCGCCGAAGAAGCCGGAGGCGTCGGAGCCGCTCGTGCTGGCCGCCGGTTGCGACGAGGCCGACGCGGACGTCGTCGCGGCGACCGTCCGGGTCACGATCAGGTCAGTGCCCACCGACGACAGCGGCGACAGGACCTTGTTCTGTGCCCGGGAGACGCCGGTGGACACGCCGATGATGGCCATGACCAGGCCGACGCCGGCGGCGAGGCCGAGGGCCGTCACGACGGTCCGGCCGAGGCGGTGCCTCAGCTCCCGCCACATGTAGCTCAGTGCCACGAGTTGCCCGCCCTTCACGCCGGCGTTGCCGGCTCCCGCTGTGAGGTGTCCCGAATCGGGCTCAACCACCACGAACGGTATCGATCAGCGGGACTCGCCTCTACGACGCAAATGCGTCAATTCCCTTTAGTCACAAGGGCTGCGATGCCTAGTCCGAAGTGACTACCGGTTCGGCGACACCGGCAGCGTGATGGTCGTCCCGCCGTCGCCGAGCCGGACGGTGTTCGTCGCCGGCAACAGCGGCTCGATGTCGACGTCGGTCGGGTTCGACAGGCTCACCCGGAACACCCCTGGCAGGGCGTTGGGCATGTTGTACGACGTCAACCGGACCTGGAGCCGGTGGCCGGGCGCGAACCGGTACGCCGTCGGCGCGACCGCGATCTGGTAGCGGATGAAGGTCCCCGGCGTGATGTCGTGCGGGTCGTCGAGGGTCTGCACCGGCTCGATCCGGGTGCTCGCGCGTGCCAGCCGGCGCATCGAGGCGCGCAGCTGCCCCTCGGTCACGATCGACTCGGTGCCGTCGGGCGCGACGTCGGAGATCTTGACGAACCAGTCGGTGTCGGCCGCGCTCGACGCCGCGACGAGGTGCATCGCGATCGGGCCGTCGAGGGTCAACGCGCGCGAGAGCACCGGCGTACGCCACGTGATGCCCTGGTTGTCCTCGAGCCGCTGGTCCAGCGGCAGGTACGGCGAGATCGCGACCGTCCCCTGCTCGTCGAGTGCCATCGACAGTCCCGCGGTCGGGTTGCTGACGAAGCTCTCGGACGTGCGACGCGACGGCCGGGTCGAGATCGCTCCGGCACCCAGATGCATCGTCGTGAACCGGGTCGACCGCAGCGGCCAACGCGTCCCGTCGACGTAGCGGTCGAGCTGCTGGACGTAGACGCGCACTCGCGGCGGCGGCGGCACCGCCCGGTCGCCGTTGAGGTAACGGTCGAAGAAGGCGATCTCGAGAGTCGTCAGGTCGTCGGGGTTCGGCGGGTCGAGGGTGGGCGCGAACTCGTTGCCGCAGCCCTTGTGCGTGCACGGGTCGATGTGGACGAAGGTCGGTGCGCTGCGCCGCTCGAGCGCCTCGTACATCCGCAGGTCGCCCGCCTCGAACGCGTCCCGCCAGCCGTCGAACACGTACACCGGGACGTGGATCCGGCCGACGTGCGTGATCGGCGAACGTGCCTTGTAGAACGCGTCGTCGGTGTTGTGCGCGAGATAGTCCAGCGCGACCGTCCGTCCGCTCGCCTGGTCGAGCTTCGCGCCGATCGTGCCCGGCAGCATTTGCGGCGCGGTGTTGGGCGTCACCAGTCCGGGCGCGCCCTGGACGGCGAGGTACTGCGCATCGAAGGACAGCGACAGGATCCCGCCCGGATAGGCAGCGTCGTTGTACAGATCCGCGAGTGCCTCGTCGGGAGCGATCGCGGCCAGATGCGGCGGGTCCTGCTCGGCGACGAGGTACTGCATGATCCCGAGGTAGGAGCCGCCCGACATCCCGACTTTGCCCGTCGACCACGGCTGGGTGCCGAGCCACTCGACGACGTCGTACCCGTCCTTCGCCTGCCGCGGCGAGAAGTAGTTGCCGTCGAGGTTGCCCCCGCTGCCACCCGTCCCTCGTACGTCGACGACAGCGAGGACGAAGCCGGCCTTGTTGAACGGGCCGGGCACGTCGCAGCCGCACTCGGCGTCGCGGCCGTACGGCGTCATGTCGAGCACCACCGGGAACCTGCCGGGCGCGATCGACGAGCCGTTGGTCGACGGGAAGCTGATGGTGGCGCCGAGCTGGACGCCGTCGTCCATCCGGATGAACCGCTGGATCGTGTACGTCTTCGGGTACGACGCCGGCGTGGCGGCAGCCCGCGAGACCGCGG
This is a stretch of genomic DNA from Mycobacteriales bacterium. It encodes these proteins:
- a CDS encoding ABC transporter ATP-binding protein — encoded protein: MSATTAVAAAPLYVLDGVGRAYAKGGVTVEAIRSISLEIFAGELVALEGPSGSGKSTLLQLLGALDVPTRGSIRFDGRELSRESDAELTRLRSEEIGFVFQHFNLIPTLTAEENVALAMVPRGVSRPERLDRARELLTQVGLADRVHHLPSRLSGGEQQRVAIARALANRPRVVIADEPTGNLDSATAAEVMALLAGLVDTGVTIILATHSEEVASAAKRRIQLRDGEVAATLRRRTTARAATRPTSTARTRRTTS
- a CDS encoding TetR family transcriptional regulator; its protein translation is MGRWEPDAMGRLQRAALELYRDHGYEKTTVAEIAERAGLTERTFFRYFADKREVLFAGSPILQALLLEELAKTDPSASPLDQIVMAVEHADDIFAPRDLARVRHQVITAHAELQERELIKLSHLASAFAEALRQRGIDEPAASLAAETGVAVFKVAFERWIAKGEKRSYGALVRDSLAELKAATR
- a CDS encoding PfkB family carbohydrate kinase; protein product: MSEMRVVALGVHVLDVLVRPVESIPEGQGGAIVEEIRMTGAGTAGGTAITLAKLGAVVRSAGAIGNDPLGDALLRLLTAAGVDVSNLLRRDDVQTSSSVLPIRPDGSRPAFHVIGANGTYLADDAPWEVIADSTHLHLGGPEFMGGEEAARILSFAREHGVVTSADFLAPGEQLRDLVDWVAPIFPLVDYLLPNDEQVRGLTGLESVAQGCQALVGRGIGCVAATVGADGAVVATSDGVERVPAYTVPVVDTTGCGDAFSAGFLRGLSLGRDVAAAAALGCATAGLVAQGLGTDYGEFDLATADALVAEA
- a CDS encoding FAD-dependent oxidoreductase, translated to MSNPPLSRRQLLAGGAAAAGGAVLLPGAAAAAVTAPRARSADVVVVGAGLAGLAAARRVVAAGHSAVVLEARDRVGGRTLNHPLPHGETVEVGGEFVGPTQDYALGLIRDLGLKTYPAYLDLDSVYIDGKGHRSTYSGDLPSAGVTGIVDLVQLVTTLDQYAANVPVEAPWRWSKAEEMDRQSAESLVRSMAVDPNTAIELVDLFFDSAYGGTAAEVSALYVIAQVAGFGNRTTPGTIERGISSKGGAQDSRIVGGSQRISIEAARRLDGRVVLNAPVRRIDQDKTSVTVHSDAGMWKGKHVIVATPPSLAADIVWHPLMPAVQDAMRRRMTLGTLMKIHAVYDKPWWREDPGVWMALKVGGVVPEMFDNTPTSGTPGVLMGFHGGHSWRKYVNDPVGRRRGALNDFAQAFGERAREPIAYFEHDWTAEQWSRGCPVSVVAPGVVTEFLPHLTTPFLRTHWAGTETATYWNGYMDGAISSGYRAAEEVLARL
- a CDS encoding SDR family oxidoreductase encodes the protein MRIFMTGASGWIGSPTTSRLVAAGHEVVGLARSDTAAAAIEAVGATPVRGDIEDLDLLRAQAAETDGVVHLAFRHDVAFTGDFLAAATSDRAAIEAFGDALGGSGKPLVIASGTLGLTPGAVATERDRPGADSNPRAASAAATLELANRDVRSVVIRFAPTVHGAGDHGFMATLVAIARETGVSGYPGAGTSRWPAVHVSDAAELVSRAVVAAPAGSVLHATAETAVTTKAIATAIGAQLDVPVESIPAERAAHFRFLAPLFGMDSPASSELTRELLDWHPTGPTLLDDLTAGRYT